Proteins encoded within one genomic window of Phototrophicus methaneseepsis:
- a CDS encoding PD40 domain-containing protein — translation MTEKATPKRNVSRFDLIVIGTIGLALLATIAIAILSTPEERGPSVAYLAPYASGGVPNIWIAPLDDPSAAEQVTFTKIGVFDFDVSADGRFIVYAARDGDSDFNDIYLLNLQTGSNQRITACQEAEADCTSPAYRDTGDLVAYVRVDTNISVPNVGPGAQRVWVIDIRQQPYQTRPLAGNSQIIGHSPQWADDGRSIAFFSSDIGNSGVMYYNYAPTEGQQPLLLMASEAGEVGTLSPDGSQLVYPTFGDSGGYNRHLNLVNTTDAEPIEPTMLTPDDGSVDDATADFHPSGQKLLIERRYEDEERRTNGHQLYQYDMLTGNVTPLVVDAHFQHGLAHWNATGDKIVFQRVRLYNQDGTPATLSPPEVWVFDVAEDNMTLISDNGFWPVWVAP, via the coding sequence ATGACTGAGAAAGCAACACCAAAACGTAACGTCTCCCGCTTTGATTTGATCGTCATTGGCACGATTGGGCTGGCCCTATTGGCGACCATTGCCATAGCGATCTTGAGTACGCCGGAAGAACGCGGCCCCTCGGTTGCCTACCTGGCCCCTTACGCGTCGGGGGGCGTGCCCAATATCTGGATTGCCCCGCTGGATGATCCATCGGCAGCGGAACAGGTGACGTTTACGAAGATTGGCGTATTTGATTTTGACGTTAGCGCGGATGGTCGTTTTATCGTCTATGCTGCGCGGGATGGAGACTCGGACTTTAACGATATTTACCTGCTGAACTTGCAAACAGGTTCTAATCAGCGCATCACGGCCTGCCAGGAAGCAGAAGCCGATTGTACATCACCTGCTTACCGTGATACGGGCGACTTGGTGGCTTATGTGCGCGTGGATACAAATATCAGCGTTCCGAACGTCGGCCCAGGCGCACAGCGTGTATGGGTTATAGATATACGCCAGCAGCCCTATCAGACGCGCCCCCTGGCTGGTAATTCCCAGATTATCGGGCATTCCCCCCAGTGGGCTGATGATGGCCGCAGTATCGCTTTCTTCAGTTCGGATATCGGTAACTCCGGCGTGATGTATTACAACTATGCCCCCACGGAAGGCCAGCAGCCCTTGCTTTTGATGGCTTCGGAAGCGGGCGAGGTGGGTACGCTCTCGCCGGATGGGTCACAGCTTGTTTACCCGACCTTTGGCGATTCTGGCGGTTACAATCGCCATCTGAACTTGGTCAATACGACGGACGCCGAGCCTATCGAGCCAACCATGCTGACACCCGATGATGGCAGCGTCGATGATGCGACCGCAGATTTCCATCCGAGCGGGCAAAAGCTGCTCATCGAACGGCGCTATGAAGACGAAGAACGCCGCACAAATGGGCATCAGCTCTATCAATACGATATGTTGACGGGGAATGTCACGCCGCTGGTGGTGGATGCACACTTCCAGCATGGGCTAGCACATTGGAACGCAACAGGCGACAAAATCGTGTTCCAGCGAGTGAGGCTATACAATCAGGATGGCACACCGGCAACGCTCAGCCCGCCGGAAGTCTGGGTGTTTGATGTCGCAGAAGATAATATGACGCTCATCAGTGATAACGGCTTCTGGCCGGTGTGGGTGGCACCCTAG
- a CDS encoding TIGR03943 family putative permease subunit — MEIHDYTGKANLTLRQRPWLLLLKAVILLGTGGYLLILLLSGRISNYINISNPSIQWLSWASVPLILSLGAWSLWRVIRPGHPEDAPTNQSSITGAALMICSLPLLFGLLPSQPLGVDAINGGVNMAPVGLVSVTSAEIAPEDRNVLDWLRAFGQLGDPTVLSGEPVDVIGFVYREPNMTEDQFMVARFTMSCCVADAYAIGMPVVYEGAPELAEGSWVHIQGTLQVGTFRPDDGLMPIIIPEQVQPTDEPASAYLYS; from the coding sequence ATGGAAATCCATGATTACACAGGGAAAGCCAATTTAACCCTACGCCAGCGCCCCTGGCTTCTACTGCTGAAAGCGGTCATCCTGCTGGGCACAGGGGGCTATCTGCTCATTCTGCTGCTGAGCGGGCGCATTAGTAATTACATCAACATCAGCAATCCCAGTATTCAATGGCTCTCCTGGGCGTCGGTGCCGCTGATATTGAGCCTGGGGGCTTGGTCCCTGTGGCGCGTCATTCGCCCAGGTCATCCAGAAGATGCCCCGACGAATCAATCTAGCATCACGGGTGCAGCGCTGATGATTTGCTCGCTGCCGCTGCTCTTTGGGTTGCTGCCATCGCAGCCGCTCGGCGTGGATGCGATCAACGGGGGTGTGAATATGGCCCCGGTTGGCCTCGTTAGCGTCACCAGCGCAGAGATTGCGCCAGAGGACAGAAATGTGCTCGATTGGCTGCGCGCATTCGGGCAATTGGGCGACCCTACTGTGCTCAGTGGTGAACCCGTTGATGTGATTGGCTTCGTCTATCGTGAGCCGAATATGACTGAAGATCAATTCATGGTGGCGCGCTTCACGATGAGCTGCTGCGTGGCCGATGCTTACGCGATTGGCATGCCCGTTGTCTATGAAGGCGCGCCGGAACTGGCTGAAGGCAGTTGGGTGCACATCCAGGGAACGCTGCAAGTTGGTACATTCCGGCCTGATGATGGCCTGATGCCTATCATCATCCCAGAGCAGGTGCAGCCAACGGACGAACCCGCGAGCGCTTACCTGTATTCGTAA
- a CDS encoding GNAT family N-acetyltransferase has product MALTELETDRLIIRPYTYEDEAARHQLMNEAFGEATPEETHSWMSWTVANYRELAAMYQPPYGDYAVTLHTGDVIGSVGLVPTVVPWSVFDEKPTGDPYLVTPEFGLFWAVLPQYQGQGYATEATLAFVTFLFTIMNYKRLVATTDHDNLASQKVMEHIGMTLYKNPGPEPHWFQVIGVLDHPQAQIQAPFDS; this is encoded by the coding sequence ATGGCTTTGACCGAACTAGAGACAGACCGCCTGATTATTCGGCCTTATACCTACGAGGATGAGGCTGCACGTCATCAGTTGATGAATGAAGCATTTGGCGAGGCGACGCCGGAAGAAACGCATTCCTGGATGTCGTGGACGGTTGCCAACTACCGTGAGCTTGCTGCGATGTATCAGCCGCCCTATGGTGATTACGCTGTAACACTCCATACTGGCGACGTCATTGGCAGCGTGGGTCTGGTCCCGACCGTGGTGCCCTGGTCCGTATTTGATGAGAAGCCCACAGGGGACCCTTATCTCGTCACTCCGGAATTTGGGCTTTTCTGGGCTGTTTTGCCGCAGTACCAGGGACAGGGCTATGCAACAGAGGCGACATTGGCGTTCGTGACGTTCCTTTTCACGATTATGAATTACAAGCGCCTTGTTGCGACGACAGACCATGATAATCTGGCATCACAAAAGGTGATGGAACATATCGGCATGACACTTTACAAAAATCCTGGCCCTGAGCCGCATTGGTTCCAGGTTATTGGTGTGCTGGATCATCCTCAGGCGCAAATACAAGCACCTTTCGATAGCTAG
- a CDS encoding permease: protein MNSVAPIKNRAPSLSGFIVIGTITLAVLALGIFLAINDPRSPSTLLSIFATRFLGILIEALPFLVLGTLVSGLIEAFVRQEDVLRWLPRNRYLATIGGAFMGLIFPVCECGVVPVARRLFTKGLPVSVGVAFLLAAPFMNPIVFASTFIAFGFGPIFILRFVVTAVVAITIGLIFATNSQPETLLQPASWQNEVLHGGPRRNWRDGLKRTLSVASNEFFEMGRYLYVGCLLASAMQTFVPQEALLAVGTGPILSVFIMQVLAFILSICSTVDSFFVLAFVNTFTMGSVVSFLTFGPMVDIKSTMMFMGVFKRRTVLYLILLPFVLNLLAGVLINALGGFF, encoded by the coding sequence ATGAACTCTGTAGCACCCATAAAGAACCGAGCGCCTTCCCTGAGTGGCTTTATCGTCATCGGCACCATAACACTCGCTGTGCTGGCATTGGGCATCTTCTTAGCGATCAATGATCCCCGTTCACCATCGACCTTGTTAAGCATTTTTGCGACGCGCTTCCTGGGCATCTTGATCGAAGCGCTGCCATTCCTGGTGCTGGGGACGCTTGTTTCCGGCTTGATTGAAGCCTTTGTGCGGCAGGAAGATGTGCTGCGCTGGCTGCCACGTAATCGCTACCTGGCGACTATCGGCGGCGCATTTATGGGCTTAATCTTCCCGGTATGTGAATGCGGTGTGGTCCCTGTGGCGCGGCGGCTGTTCACAAAAGGGTTGCCCGTCTCTGTGGGCGTGGCTTTTTTGCTGGCCGCCCCTTTTATGAACCCCATTGTCTTTGCCAGTACGTTTATCGCTTTTGGCTTCGGCCCGATTTTTATCCTACGCTTTGTGGTGACGGCGGTAGTAGCCATTACAATTGGTCTGATCTTCGCCACCAACAGCCAGCCAGAAACGCTTTTGCAGCCTGCGAGCTGGCAAAATGAAGTCTTGCATGGTGGGCCGCGCCGGAACTGGCGTGATGGCCTTAAGCGGACGCTTTCCGTGGCGAGCAATGAATTTTTCGAGATGGGGCGTTATCTCTATGTCGGGTGCTTGTTGGCCTCTGCCATGCAGACCTTCGTCCCGCAGGAGGCGCTGCTCGCCGTTGGGACGGGGCCCATACTCAGCGTATTCATTATGCAGGTGCTGGCCTTCATCTTGAGTATTTGTAGCACCGTGGATAGCTTTTTCGTGCTGGCGTTCGTCAATACGTTTACAATGGGGTCTGTCGTCAGCTTTCTGACCTTCGGCCCAATGGTCGATATTAAGAGTACGATGATGTTCATGGGCGTTTTTAAGCGCAGAACTGTCCTGTATCTCATTCTGCTGCCATTTGTATTGAATTTGCTCGCTGGGGTGCTGATTAACGCGCTGGGAGGCTTTTTTTAA
- a CDS encoding TrmH family RNA methyltransferase: MTDELNSKNIPPQNSSEMLLASEEQAVGLTPERQQRLESVARNRQAGLMVVMEDVWNPHNLAAIARSCDAFGIQEIAYTMQNQVDYDAIEVGKITSVSASKWLDYRIFETNSIEALQTLKSEGWYLVATVASDAAMSMYEMDFTPYKKLALLVGNERDGLSQAAQDLADLHLVIPMMGMIPSFNVSVATALILYEITRQRRNSPHEYRLSPQEADALIHRWQQPHSS; encoded by the coding sequence ATGACCGATGAACTGAATTCCAAGAATATCCCCCCACAGAACAGCAGCGAGATGCTCCTCGCTTCAGAAGAGCAAGCTGTAGGCTTAACGCCTGAACGGCAGCAGCGTCTTGAAAGCGTTGCCCGTAACCGGCAGGCCGGTTTGATGGTCGTCATGGAAGATGTGTGGAACCCGCATAATCTGGCAGCGATTGCCCGTAGTTGCGATGCATTTGGCATCCAGGAAATCGCTTATACCATGCAAAATCAGGTCGATTATGATGCGATAGAGGTTGGGAAAATCACGTCGGTTTCCGCCAGTAAATGGCTGGATTACCGTATTTTTGAGACGAACAGCATCGAAGCCCTTCAAACGCTCAAATCAGAAGGGTGGTATCTCGTGGCGACAGTTGCCAGTGATGCCGCGATGAGCATGTATGAAATGGATTTTACCCCATATAAAAAGCTGGCACTCCTCGTCGGCAACGAGCGCGATGGCCTGAGCCAGGCGGCCCAGGATTTAGCCGATCTCCATCTGGTGATCCCGATGATGGGCATGATACCTAGTTTTAACGTCTCTGTCGCGACGGCGTTGATTCTCTATGAAATCACCCGCCAGCGCCGCAACAGCCCCCATGAGTATCGCCTATCCCCACAGGAAGCCGATGCATTAATCCATCGCTGGCAGCAACCTCATTCCTCATAA
- a CDS encoding CinA family protein encodes MTQNSNSLMDLAEGVGQSLLKNKLTVCAAESCTGGLLLSYLTDVPGSSAYVLGGAVTYSNEAKMKLVNVQESTLIAYGAVSEPTAHEMAVGVRALFGADIGVSITGIAGPGGGTPEKPVGLVYVGVSWVNNVQIREYRWESDRAGNKLHSVQAALEGIQAAIEQIITA; translated from the coding sequence ATGACACAAAATTCAAACTCTTTGATGGATTTAGCAGAGGGCGTCGGCCAAAGTCTATTAAAAAATAAACTTACCGTCTGCGCAGCAGAGTCTTGCACAGGTGGATTACTGCTCAGTTATCTTACAGATGTGCCCGGTAGCTCTGCATATGTATTAGGTGGCGCAGTTACCTATAGCAATGAAGCCAAAATGAAACTCGTCAATGTGCAGGAAAGCACGCTGATTGCCTATGGAGCCGTCAGCGAGCCGACTGCGCACGAGATGGCGGTAGGGGTACGAGCCCTATTTGGCGCAGATATTGGCGTGAGCATCACAGGGATCGCTGGGCCAGGGGGCGGCACCCCGGAAAAGCCCGTTGGCCTGGTTTATGTGGGTGTTTCGTGGGTGAATAATGTACAAATCAGGGAATATCGGTGGGAGAGTGATCGCGCAGGGAACAAGTTACACAGCGTACAAGCCGCCCTGGAAGGCATTCAGGCCGCTATCGAGCAGATAATCACTGCCTAA
- a CDS encoding alpha/beta hydrolase: MQIIDDLIYGKGGASDLHATFYRPAAEERPLPVILWVHGGAWMAGDRLDDDHYCRRIIRAGFACLSINYRLSDEAIFPAAIQDCKCAVRYLRAHTSELGIQPDKIGAWGPSAGGHLVTLLGTSAQVADFEGTGGWPEQDSSVQAVCDWFGPTNFTAMSDFPSDQDHRAPDAPESLFIGGPVHDYPDRVAKANPITYISATTPPIYIAHGTNDRIVPLNQSELLYDALKAQGCDVTFERIQGAGHGGPGFGADEPLFARCLAFFKAQLAVS, translated from the coding sequence ATGCAAATTATTGATGATCTGATTTATGGCAAAGGTGGCGCGAGCGATCTTCATGCGACGTTTTATCGGCCTGCTGCGGAAGAGAGACCGTTACCTGTCATTCTATGGGTGCATGGCGGGGCGTGGATGGCGGGCGACCGTTTGGACGACGACCATTATTGCCGCCGTATCATCCGGGCTGGTTTCGCTTGCTTATCGATTAATTATCGCCTGAGCGATGAAGCGATCTTCCCAGCGGCGATCCAGGATTGCAAATGTGCTGTGCGCTACTTACGCGCTCATACCTCAGAATTAGGCATTCAGCCGGATAAAATCGGCGCGTGGGGGCCATCTGCAGGCGGGCATCTGGTGACGCTATTGGGGACCTCCGCGCAGGTTGCGGATTTTGAGGGCACAGGTGGCTGGCCGGAGCAGGATAGCAGCGTACAGGCTGTGTGCGATTGGTTCGGCCCGACTAATTTCACTGCGATGTCGGATTTTCCCAGTGACCAGGATCATCGTGCGCCGGATGCACCCGAATCGCTGTTCATCGGCGGCCCTGTTCATGATTACCCGGATCGCGTTGCAAAGGCTAATCCGATCACGTATATCTCAGCGACGACGCCACCCATCTACATTGCCCATGGTACCAATGACCGCATTGTGCCTTTGAATCAGAGCGAACTGCTTTACGATGCCCTCAAGGCACAGGGTTGCGATGTCACCTTTGAGCGCATACAGGGGGCGGGGCATGGTGGCCCCGGCTTTGGTGCGGATGAACCTTTGTTTGCGCGTTGTCTGGCATTCTTCAAAGCACAGCTTGCCGTATCTTAG
- a CDS encoding MBL fold metallo-hydrolase: MSQPIQVTSNVYQLGGAVNIYLLKTGDNELTVIDAGIPGATKRILQAAERIGYGPESIRHVLITHADFDHIGSLSGLVKATGATVYASALSSSFMERAQPPSHSQPIMTAVLGLLEPLLVKGVPVDEVVGDGDTLPIGGGIDVLATPGHTEGSLSYFWRSENVLFAADLLMTQGGKLRPMPGFITWSKEAVRNSTRKALALEPAFIAVGHGPVADAMASSVEIAELKAP, translated from the coding sequence ATGAGTCAGCCAATCCAGGTGACGTCCAACGTGTATCAGTTAGGTGGTGCGGTCAATATTTATCTCCTCAAGACGGGCGATAACGAGCTTACCGTGATTGATGCCGGTATCCCCGGCGCGACAAAACGTATTTTGCAAGCGGCTGAACGTATCGGCTATGGGCCAGAGTCCATTCGCCATGTGCTCATCACCCATGCGGACTTTGACCATATTGGCTCGTTAAGTGGGCTGGTGAAGGCGACAGGCGCAACGGTCTATGCCAGCGCGCTTTCCAGCTCGTTTATGGAGCGTGCTCAGCCGCCTTCGCACAGTCAACCTATTATGACCGCTGTGCTTGGGCTTCTTGAGCCCTTGTTGGTTAAAGGTGTGCCTGTGGATGAGGTCGTCGGTGATGGTGATACGCTGCCCATCGGCGGCGGCATTGACGTATTGGCGACGCCAGGGCACACAGAAGGCAGCCTGAGTTACTTCTGGCGCAGTGAGAACGTCTTGTTCGCGGCAGATTTGCTGATGACACAAGGTGGTAAGCTCCGGCCAATGCCTGGGTTCATCACCTGGAGCAAAGAGGCCGTGCGCAACAGCACGCGTAAAGCGTTGGCGCTAGAGCCTGCATTTATCGCTGTGGGGCATGGCCCTGTGGCTGATGCGATGGCCTCCTCTGTGGAGATTGCCGAACTCAAAGCCCCCTAG
- a CDS encoding fibronectin type III domain-containing protein, translating into MLRFLLACCIAVAMVQGAAAQMRPVATTDASSVFASQYIRSPQLGITFVSSAQSPQDDGRYEKALSLGAGRNRWPLYWYTVEPQRGQFHWADYDQLVADDVRFDMASLAVLLGRPNFAQDGNSIAGLNEPVFADGSDYPEPGKALNPNNLWANFVYQAVNRYKPGGTLAREEGWLPGQGIQTWEMWNEPDLQQFWSGSIIAYARLLKVGYLAAKQADPNSTIIFGGLLYNTQTNWLARVLDIYINDPNVEANNWYMDAVAVHNYSYPWRSGWLTLVARETLDAYDLEKPIWLTETGVSVWDDYPGPTWASTADDGRFKRATQQQAAWFIIQSTTYAWAEGASVVFFHQLYDDCGDQAPGTNFPPHHGELCLGGAACSGDAYGLFRNERGSTCYSEHPRPNTARPAATAYHLLADVFGKAPFEPDGYERADDVTHIQFTRPGELIHVIWNHSMEPNQASFEAIGEDALLYTLDSDVHVIQPDEEGNYQINLAAAQPDAYPEREDRDPSAIGGAPIIIVEREGQAVILPTATPIPTEVPPSLIVEATPGPLVLPTGDASRSGDDTTPPVTSMQPLPEISPSSFEVHWQAEDDSPIERYLVWVKVDDGEWRPWLETTSTHGVYTGQSGSTYAFAVWALDGAGNWSNNLQLVAQAVTRIE; encoded by the coding sequence ATGTTGCGTTTTTTACTGGCCTGCTGCATCGCAGTGGCGATGGTGCAAGGGGCAGCCGCCCAAATGCGCCCGGTCGCAACCACCGATGCAAGCAGCGTCTTCGCCTCGCAGTATATTCGGTCCCCTCAGCTTGGGATTACATTCGTCTCATCGGCACAATCGCCACAGGATGATGGGCGCTATGAAAAAGCCTTGAGCCTGGGCGCTGGGCGCAACCGTTGGCCGCTGTATTGGTATACTGTTGAACCGCAGCGCGGCCAATTCCATTGGGCGGATTACGACCAGCTCGTCGCTGATGATGTACGTTTTGATATGGCATCCCTAGCGGTATTGTTGGGCCGGCCAAACTTCGCCCAGGATGGCAACAGCATCGCCGGGTTGAATGAACCCGTTTTCGCAGATGGCAGCGACTACCCGGAACCTGGCAAAGCATTAAATCCGAATAATCTGTGGGCGAACTTCGTCTATCAAGCTGTGAATCGCTATAAACCGGGCGGCACCCTGGCACGTGAAGAAGGCTGGCTGCCGGGTCAGGGCATCCAGACATGGGAAATGTGGAATGAGCCAGACCTACAGCAGTTCTGGAGCGGCAGCATCATCGCTTATGCACGGCTGCTCAAAGTGGGTTATCTGGCGGCAAAACAGGCCGATCCCAATTCAACCATTATCTTTGGCGGGCTGCTCTACAACACACAGACAAACTGGCTCGCGCGCGTGCTGGATATTTACATCAATGACCCCAATGTAGAAGCCAATAACTGGTACATGGATGCTGTCGCAGTCCATAATTACAGTTACCCATGGCGCAGCGGCTGGCTGACACTCGTCGCGCGAGAAACGCTCGATGCTTATGATCTGGAAAAACCTATCTGGCTGACGGAAACAGGCGTTTCCGTATGGGATGACTATCCCGGCCCGACCTGGGCCAGCACAGCCGATGATGGCCGCTTTAAGCGCGCGACCCAACAGCAAGCTGCATGGTTCATCATCCAGAGCACCACCTATGCCTGGGCAGAAGGTGCGTCTGTGGTCTTCTTCCACCAATTATATGATGACTGCGGCGACCAGGCCCCCGGCACGAACTTCCCGCCGCATCATGGCGAATTGTGCCTGGGCGGTGCGGCCTGTTCCGGCGATGCGTATGGTTTGTTCCGCAATGAACGCGGGTCCACATGTTATAGTGAACATCCACGCCCCAATACGGCCCGCCCTGCCGCGACAGCCTACCATCTACTGGCGGATGTCTTCGGCAAAGCACCTTTTGAGCCAGATGGTTACGAGCGCGCTGATGATGTAACGCATATCCAATTTACACGTCCAGGGGAGCTTATCCACGTCATCTGGAACCACAGTATGGAGCCTAACCAAGCCTCCTTTGAAGCCATTGGCGAAGATGCCCTGTTGTATACGCTCGATAGTGATGTGCACGTGATCCAGCCTGACGAAGAGGGCAACTATCAAATTAACCTGGCAGCCGCCCAACCCGATGCCTACCCAGAACGCGAAGACCGCGACCCCAGCGCGATTGGCGGCGCCCCCATCATCATCGTGGAGCGTGAAGGCCAAGCTGTCATTCTGCCAACAGCGACCCCCATTCCAACCGAAGTGCCCCCCAGCCTGATTGTGGAAGCCACGCCGGGCCCATTAGTCTTGCCGACTGGCGATGCCAGCCGCTCCGGCGACGACACAACCCCACCTGTGACGTCCATGCAGCCCTTGCCAGAAATCAGCCCCAGCAGCTTTGAAGTCCACTGGCAGGCGGAAGATGACAGCCCCATAGAGCGTTATCTGGTATGGGTGAAGGTCGATGATGGCGAGTGGCGCCCCTGGTTAGAGACGACAAGCACACACGGCGTCTATACCGGGCAATCCGGCAGTACGTATGCCTTCGCCGTATGGGCCTTGGATGGAGCCGGGAACTGGTCTAATAACCTCCAGCTTGTCGCCCAGGCCGTCACGCGGATTGAGTAA
- a CDS encoding mechanosensitive ion channel family protein has protein sequence MEFFENLPGISQIPLGTRILAINVLIVFISFIIAWLLRKRIARLCTAPIRALTTRTSSNMDDIWTRHFEKVVGYVVLAIPLYASLLLLPFEPPWPQLINQLAFSLLLFAAFRFLYDVATTFFASVYRFEKLTGQKIDKALLPLISVSARSLVVVFGVVSIAQLWGWNVAGLVTGLGLGGLTISLAAKDILDDVLGYAVIITDNIFREEEYIVSAYAEGIVENIGLRSTRVRQLNQGLVTVPNSKLSDDWVVNWSRLEKRWFNFVVGVTLSSTADRIREFVQLLPERLKAREHVDEESVVVLFTEYDDSSLSILVRCYVNLPDWVDAHAERQEVNLLIMQTLHETGLEVAFPSRSLYLESIPGRSKNGASNNGDKRAAQSQHHQEHHREERPVEHQNKRSGDHPFSQDDDKHEIADKAAGDDDDGILD, from the coding sequence ATGGAATTCTTTGAAAATCTCCCCGGTATTTCTCAGATTCCCCTCGGAACACGCATCTTAGCCATCAATGTACTGATCGTCTTTATTTCATTTATCATTGCATGGCTGCTGCGTAAACGCATTGCACGCTTATGTACAGCGCCAATTCGGGCGCTCACGACCCGCACATCCTCGAATATGGATGACATCTGGACGCGCCACTTCGAAAAAGTGGTGGGTTATGTTGTGCTGGCTATCCCATTGTATGCCAGCCTCTTGCTCTTACCCTTTGAGCCGCCCTGGCCGCAACTGATTAATCAGCTTGCCTTCTCGCTGCTGCTCTTTGCAGCGTTCCGGTTCTTATATGATGTGGCAACGACGTTTTTTGCCTCGGTCTATCGATTCGAAAAGCTCACTGGGCAAAAGATCGACAAGGCACTCTTACCACTCATCAGTGTTTCCGCACGCAGCTTGGTGGTTGTCTTCGGCGTGGTGAGCATCGCCCAATTATGGGGTTGGAATGTGGCTGGTCTGGTCACGGGGCTGGGCTTAGGTGGCCTGACTATTTCCCTGGCAGCTAAGGATATTCTTGATGATGTCCTGGGCTATGCGGTGATCATCACAGATAATATCTTCCGAGAAGAAGAATATATCGTCTCTGCCTATGCAGAGGGCATTGTAGAAAATATCGGTCTGCGTTCGACACGCGTCCGCCAATTGAACCAGGGCCTCGTCACTGTGCCGAACTCCAAGCTCAGTGATGACTGGGTCGTCAACTGGTCCCGGCTGGAAAAGCGCTGGTTTAACTTCGTTGTGGGTGTAACGCTGTCTTCCACGGCAGATCGCATCCGCGAGTTCGTGCAGCTCTTGCCGGAGCGCCTAAAAGCGCGTGAACATGTCGATGAAGAATCCGTCGTGGTGCTGTTTACAGAATACGATGACAGCTCGCTGAGTATTTTGGTACGCTGTTATGTGAACCTGCCGGATTGGGTCGATGCTCATGCGGAACGCCAGGAAGTCAACCTGCTCATCATGCAAACGCTCCACGAAACCGGGTTGGAAGTCGCCTTCCCAAGCCGCTCACTCTATCTTGAGAGTATCCCAGGGCGCTCAAAGAATGGGGCATCCAATAATGGTGATAAGCGAGCCGCTCAATCCCAACATCATCAAGAGCACCACCGCGAAGAACGTCCAGTAGAGCACCAGAATAAGCGCTCAGGCGACCATCCCTTTTCCCAGGATGACGATAAGCACGAAATCGCCGATAAAGCTGCTGGTGATGATGATGACGGCATCCTGGATTAA
- a CDS encoding rhodanese-like domain-containing protein has protein sequence MTVDIDIDQYWTEYADADPDSYILVDVREADEYASGHLPNAVNIPLSEFDDHMDDIPDDRAVIMVCQTGGRSAMAGDRLTANGWGDVYNLVGGTTGWTRKGFSLEYPED, from the coding sequence ATGACCGTTGATATCGATATCGACCAGTATTGGACCGAATACGCCGACGCCGACCCCGATTCTTATATTCTCGTCGATGTTCGTGAAGCTGATGAATATGCATCTGGGCATCTGCCGAATGCCGTCAATATCCCCTTGAGCGAATTTGACGACCATATGGACGACATTCCAGATGATCGCGCTGTGATTATGGTCTGCCAGACGGGCGGGCGCAGTGCGATGGCAGGCGACCGCCTGACTGCAAATGGTTGGGGCGATGTGTATAACCTCGTGGGTGGCACAACGGGTTGGACCCGAAAAGGTTTCTCGCTGGAATATCCAGAAGATTAG